A single genomic interval of halophilic archaeon DL31 harbors:
- a CDS encoding protein of unknown function DUF460 (PFAM: Protein of unknown function DUF460~KEGG: hbo:Hbor_29620 hypothetical protein), whose translation MNAPSPIDGPVFGVDIQSGDVRGDAPTYALVIIDPDAERIERDTVSLRKLRRLIENRKPTRVAVDNMYELAPDKNALVGFLRSLPAGTELVQVTGANRPEPLSRVAKRYGVPYGKQPMKEAEAAARLARGNVGQRVTAFSDTTTVKVSRGRSTGGGGGWSEDRFTRRIHGNVRKAARDIESDLKTENLTYEKDVTEKYGGLSNAIFTVEARPEDIPASNMRNGDVRVEVERERRDGIEFEPLVKRRDHVIVGIDPGTTTAAAVVGIDGTVHDIYSSRTGDHAELTAWLVERGRPMLVAADVEPMPGTVDTFRSTFEAAGWAPESDLPVDEKLHRTREHSYENDHERDALAAALFAVDDHEDQFERIATKVPPQFDSEAVIARVVSGEQSVEAVLRDLSDDDGETEEEEQHQERELTEEERRIRQLEEQVGRLQDHTEKLESDLEEKENTILEYERELSDARKQERQEARERREVNRLERRAKRLERERDEAIEANEELHDKLARLKTLWKLDHSNFTDVAADRDLVPVKVVEQFTRDAIGRVDVEYGLAAGDVVYIRDASGAGRSSAERLAETEPRLVLKDGNLSEEADAVLFHNEIPVAPAGPVTIQEVDDLAVAREGDVEAMIDAWEERAEERRKAQTESMMDRVISEHRADERLGGEGA comes from the coding sequence GTGAACGCCCCGAGCCCCATCGACGGGCCGGTGTTCGGCGTCGACATCCAGAGCGGCGACGTTCGGGGGGACGCGCCCACCTACGCGCTCGTGATTATCGACCCCGACGCGGAGCGCATCGAGCGCGACACCGTCTCGCTCCGGAAACTCCGACGGCTCATCGAGAACCGGAAACCCACCCGGGTCGCCGTCGACAACATGTACGAACTGGCGCCGGACAAGAACGCCCTCGTGGGGTTCCTCCGGAGCCTGCCCGCTGGCACGGAGCTGGTGCAGGTGACCGGCGCGAACCGCCCCGAACCGCTCTCCAGAGTCGCCAAACGCTACGGCGTCCCCTACGGCAAGCAGCCGATGAAGGAGGCCGAAGCCGCCGCCCGTCTCGCCCGGGGCAACGTCGGCCAGCGCGTCACCGCGTTCAGCGACACGACCACCGTAAAAGTCTCTCGCGGTCGCTCGACAGGCGGTGGCGGTGGCTGGAGTGAGGACCGGTTCACCCGCCGCATCCACGGCAACGTCCGGAAGGCTGCCCGAGATATCGAATCTGACCTCAAAACGGAGAACCTCACGTACGAGAAGGACGTCACCGAGAAATACGGCGGCCTCTCGAACGCCATCTTCACCGTCGAGGCCCGCCCCGAGGACATCCCCGCCTCGAACATGCGCAACGGCGACGTGCGAGTCGAGGTCGAGCGTGAGCGCCGCGACGGCATCGAGTTCGAACCGCTGGTCAAGCGCCGCGACCACGTTATCGTGGGTATCGACCCCGGGACGACGACAGCGGCTGCCGTGGTGGGAATCGACGGCACGGTCCACGATATCTACTCCTCCAGAACGGGCGACCACGCCGAACTCACGGCGTGGCTGGTCGAGCGCGGCCGGCCGATGTTGGTCGCCGCCGACGTGGAGCCGATGCCCGGCACAGTCGATACGTTCCGGTCCACCTTCGAGGCCGCCGGGTGGGCCCCAGAATCGGACCTCCCGGTCGACGAGAAACTGCATCGGACCCGCGAGCACAGCTACGAGAACGACCACGAACGCGACGCGCTGGCGGCTGCCCTGTTCGCTGTCGACGACCACGAGGACCAGTTCGAGCGCATCGCCACCAAGGTCCCCCCGCAGTTCGACAGCGAGGCGGTCATCGCCCGCGTCGTCTCCGGCGAGCAATCAGTCGAGGCAGTGCTGCGTGACCTCTCGGACGACGACGGTGAGACCGAAGAAGAGGAGCAACACCAAGAGCGTGAACTCACCGAGGAGGAGCGTCGCATCCGGCAACTCGAGGAGCAGGTGGGTCGGCTGCAGGACCACACCGAGAAGCTCGAGAGCGACCTCGAAGAGAAGGAAAACACCATCCTGGAGTACGAGCGCGAACTCAGCGACGCCCGCAAACAGGAGCGACAAGAGGCCCGCGAGCGTCGCGAGGTGAACCGTCTCGAACGCCGAGCCAAGCGCCTCGAACGCGAACGCGACGAGGCCATCGAGGCGAACGAAGAGCTCCACGACAAACTGGCCCGGCTGAAGACGTTGTGGAAACTCGACCACTCGAACTTCACCGACGTGGCCGCGGACCGCGACCTAGTCCCGGTGAAGGTGGTCGAACAGTTCACCCGCGACGCAATCGGCCGGGTCGACGTGGAGTATGGACTGGCCGCCGGCGACGTGGTCTACATCCGCGACGCCAGCGGGGCCGGCCGCTCCAGCGCCGAGCGGCTGGCCGAGACCGAGCCACGGCTTGTTCTCAAGGACGGAAACCTCTCCGAGGAGGCGGATGCGGTGCTGTTCCACAACGAAATTCCGGTCGCGCCCGCCGGCCCGGTCACGATTCAGGAGGTCGACGACCTCGCAGTGGCTCGGGAAGGCGACGTGGAGGCGATGATCGACGCCTGGGAGGAGCGCGCCGAGGAGCGCCGGAAGGCCCAGACCGAGAGCATGATGGACCGAGTGATTTCGGAACATCGCGCGGACGAGCGGTTGGGTGGCGAGGGTGCCTAA
- a CDS encoding transposase, IS605 OrfB family (KEGG: nmg:Nmag_0695 transposase, IS605 OrfB family) has translation MKRTNTFDVIPQSDEDEELLRRLLDASAALWNEINYERREHYADPDRDVWEISEHRGRYGGTLGASTVQQIERKNREAWKSFFALQKKGEANGKPGFWGNSENGRDLRTYIRNTSYSVEWGEYSRLEILVGQDLKDEYGLGHRERLRLEVRGDPSWTEYEKQGRLELFWDENAQTFRAFQPVTIDTSRLAHPLADETAALDIGANNLVACTTTTGTQLLYEGRDLFEQFRETTREIARLQSKLREGRYSSNRIRRLYDRRTKHRDHAQDALARDLIERLYDEGVSTVYVGALTGILDIHWSVEANAKTHNFWAFRQFIDRLACTAEEYGMGVEVRSEAWTSQECPECGDHEETIRHEDTLTCSCGFEGHADLTASETFLRRQTDVSRPMARPVRFEWDDHDWSGKPHPHESPKEVRTNPQVASVGR, from the coding sequence ATGAAGCGGACCAACACCTTCGACGTGATTCCACAGTCCGACGAGGACGAGGAGTTACTCCGACGCCTGTTGGACGCTTCTGCCGCTCTCTGGAACGAAATCAACTACGAGCGCCGCGAACACTACGCCGACCCGGACAGAGACGTGTGGGAAATCAGCGAGCATCGCGGACGCTACGGCGGGACGCTCGGTGCTTCGACCGTTCAGCAAATCGAACGGAAGAACCGCGAAGCGTGGAAGTCGTTCTTTGCGCTCCAAAAGAAGGGCGAAGCCAACGGCAAACCCGGATTCTGGGGCAACTCAGAGAACGGACGCGACCTCCGAACGTACATCCGAAACACGTCGTACTCAGTCGAGTGGGGCGAATACTCCCGACTCGAAATCCTCGTCGGGCAAGACCTGAAAGACGAGTACGGGCTTGGACACCGCGAACGCCTCCGACTCGAAGTTCGAGGCGACCCCAGCTGGACGGAGTACGAGAAGCAGGGTCGGTTGGAGTTGTTCTGGGACGAGAACGCACAGACATTCAGGGCCTTTCAGCCAGTCACAATCGACACTTCTCGACTGGCACACCCACTGGCGGACGAAACCGCCGCACTGGATATTGGTGCGAACAACCTCGTCGCCTGTACAACCACAACTGGCACGCAACTGCTGTACGAGGGGCGCGACCTGTTCGAGCAGTTCCGCGAGACGACGCGAGAAATCGCTCGGCTACAGTCGAAACTCCGCGAGGGACGGTACTCCTCGAATCGCATTCGACGGCTGTACGACCGACGAACAAAGCACCGCGACCACGCCCAAGACGCACTCGCACGCGACCTCATCGAACGCCTGTACGACGAGGGCGTTTCGACGGTGTACGTCGGAGCGTTGACGGGCATACTCGACATACACTGGTCGGTCGAAGCGAACGCGAAGACGCACAACTTCTGGGCGTTCCGGCAGTTCATCGACCGGCTCGCCTGTACCGCCGAGGAATACGGTATGGGGGTCGAAGTTCGGTCAGAAGCGTGGACTTCTCAAGAGTGTCCTGAGTGTGGCGACCACGAGGAGACGATTCGCCACGAGGATACACTGACGTGTTCGTGCGGTTTCGAGGGCCACGCAGACCTCACAGCGTCGGAGACGTTCCTGAGACGGCAGACAGACGTATCAAGGCCGATGGCACGGCCCGTGCGATTCGAGTGGGACGACCACGACTGGTCGGGGAAACCACACCCTCATGAAAGTCCCAAAGAAGTGCGCACGAACCCGCAAGTTGCCTCCGTGGGTCGGTAA
- a CDS encoding hypothetical protein (manually curated~KEGG: hbo:Hbor_08240 hypothetical protein) translates to MVEVRIEFDDDEQYERLKELKKHRGLTWKGLLLEGEKKVREDTPE, encoded by the coding sequence ATGGTTGAAGTTCGAATCGAGTTCGATGACGATGAACAGTACGAGCGGTTGAAGGAACTGAAGAAGCACCGTGGATTGACGTGGAAGGGGTTGCTCCTTGAAGGCGAGAAGAAAGTCAGAGAGGATACCCCGGAGTAA
- a CDS encoding hypothetical protein (KEGG: hvo:HVO_0053 hypothetical protein) yields the protein MSELERRAVHASGTGLPALYLLGLVDWPGIQLLLVGLALTVTGLEFVRLGLGYEWALFDKLARSYERENVAGYALYAYSQLAVALVFMPNLALPAMLMLTIGDPVSGYLVDNDAGTAKELGVLAVMFLVCFALAAPFLTAAASLPVGIAAATVGAAGATLADGVKPVVAGYVVDDNLSIPPAACVGFVLVFVLAGPGLDAALWF from the coding sequence ATGAGCGAACTGGAGCGCCGCGCGGTCCACGCCTCCGGCACCGGGCTGCCGGCGCTCTACCTCCTGGGCCTCGTGGACTGGCCCGGAATTCAGCTGCTGCTCGTGGGACTCGCCCTCACCGTCACGGGGTTGGAGTTCGTCCGACTGGGCCTTGGCTACGAGTGGGCGCTGTTCGATAAGCTCGCCCGCTCCTACGAGCGCGAGAACGTTGCGGGGTACGCCCTCTACGCCTACTCACAGCTTGCGGTGGCACTCGTCTTCATGCCGAACCTCGCGCTGCCGGCGATGTTGATGCTCACCATTGGTGACCCCGTCTCAGGCTATCTGGTGGACAACGACGCCGGCACGGCGAAAGAACTCGGCGTGCTCGCGGTGATGTTCCTCGTCTGCTTCGCCCTCGCGGCGCCGTTCCTGACGGCCGCCGCCTCGCTCCCGGTGGGTATCGCTGCCGCGACCGTCGGCGCGGCGGGCGCGACACTCGCAGACGGCGTGAAGCCGGTCGTCGCGGGCTACGTCGTCGACGACAACCTCTCGATCCCGCCGGCAGCCTGTGTGGGCTTCGTGCTCGTGTTCGTGCTGGCGGGGCCGGGGCTGGACGCCGCGCTTTGGTTCTGA
- a CDS encoding glycyl-tRNA synthetase (KEGG: hla:Hlac_0293 glycyl-tRNA synthetase~TIGRFAM: Glycyl-tRNA synthetase, alpha2 dimer~PFAM: Aminoacyl-tRNA synthetase, class II (G/ H/ P/ S), conserved region; Anticodon-binding), with protein MGQQVDVVELAKRRGFFFAASEAYGGAAGFYTFGPEGAALKRNVEAAWRDRFALREDNEEIAAPTIMPEPVFEASGHLDGFDDMLVECADCGESHRADHLVEGATDIEDAEALDPTEVADLISEHNLTCPACNAELTGQPVEEFNLMFETSIGPGSGSPGYLRPETAQGIFVEFPRLKEYARGKLPFGVTQIGPAYRNEISPRRGLIRVREFTQAELEQFIDPEEDEPDLTKVADVDLRLYPAPEQAEDEPAEDGYIHTTVGDAVEQNIITSDWIAYYLGVAQEWYERVGIDTEKLRFRQHLPGERAHYAADCWDAEATIDTAVGTDWIEIAGFSSRSDYDLSKHAEHSDDSFTVFKQYDEPKTVERPSVDPDMATLGPEFGGDAGAVADALESLAERDPSAFDGEDVTVVVDGEEFTVDTDVAGFEVVEETEAGEHITPHVIEPSFGVDRTVYALIDHALSTDELGGEERTYLSLDAEMSPTDVAVFPLVSNHEPLVEAADEIVQTIRTAGFDATSDESGSIGRRYRRQDEVGTPFCVTVDRDGMEDDPQTVTLRHRDTGAQARIPTNELVGQLEALRDGDANFEALLSRYETVETGTAE; from the coding sequence ATGGGCCAGCAGGTCGACGTGGTCGAACTCGCCAAACGCCGCGGCTTCTTTTTTGCGGCGTCTGAGGCCTACGGCGGTGCCGCCGGCTTCTACACGTTCGGCCCGGAGGGCGCTGCGCTCAAGCGCAACGTTGAGGCCGCCTGGCGCGACCGGTTCGCGCTCCGAGAGGATAACGAAGAAATCGCCGCGCCGACGATTATGCCCGAACCCGTCTTCGAGGCATCCGGCCACCTCGACGGGTTCGACGACATGCTCGTCGAGTGTGCGGACTGTGGCGAATCCCACCGCGCAGATCACCTGGTCGAGGGGGCGACCGATATCGAGGATGCGGAGGCGCTCGACCCAACCGAGGTCGCCGACCTCATCAGCGAGCACAATCTGACCTGTCCGGCCTGTAACGCGGAACTCACCGGTCAGCCAGTCGAGGAGTTCAACCTCATGTTCGAGACGAGTATCGGCCCCGGTTCGGGTTCCCCCGGCTACTTGCGGCCCGAAACGGCCCAGGGTATCTTCGTGGAGTTCCCGCGCCTGAAGGAGTACGCCCGCGGCAAGCTCCCCTTCGGCGTCACGCAAATCGGTCCGGCCTACCGCAACGAAATCTCCCCACGGCGTGGTCTCATCCGCGTCCGGGAGTTCACGCAGGCCGAACTCGAGCAGTTCATCGACCCCGAGGAGGACGAACCCGACCTCACAAAGGTCGCGGACGTGGACCTCCGACTCTACCCGGCTCCGGAACAGGCTGAGGACGAACCTGCCGAGGACGGCTACATCCACACCACCGTCGGCGACGCCGTCGAGCAGAACATCATCACCTCGGACTGGATTGCGTACTACCTGGGCGTTGCTCAGGAGTGGTACGAACGGGTCGGCATCGACACCGAGAAGCTCCGCTTCCGCCAGCACCTGCCCGGCGAGCGCGCTCACTACGCCGCTGACTGCTGGGATGCCGAGGCCACCATCGACACCGCTGTCGGCACCGATTGGATCGAAATCGCGGGCTTCTCCTCGCGCAGCGATTACGACCTCTCGAAACACGCCGAACACAGCGACGACAGCTTCACCGTCTTCAAGCAGTACGACGAGCCGAAAACGGTTGAGCGCCCCTCGGTCGATCCGGACATGGCGACGCTCGGCCCCGAGTTCGGCGGCGACGCGGGCGCGGTCGCGGACGCGCTCGAATCGCTCGCGGAGCGTGACCCGAGCGCCTTCGACGGCGAGGACGTGACCGTCGTGGTAGACGGCGAAGAGTTCACCGTCGACACCGACGTGGCTGGCTTCGAGGTCGTCGAAGAGACAGAGGCCGGCGAGCATATCACGCCCCACGTCATCGAACCCTCCTTCGGTGTCGACCGCACGGTCTACGCGCTGATCGACCACGCGCTCTCGACCGACGAACTCGGTGGCGAGGAGCGCACCTACCTCTCGCTCGACGCGGAGATGTCGCCGACCGACGTGGCTGTGTTCCCGCTGGTGAGCAACCACGAGCCGCTGGTCGAAGCCGCCGACGAGATCGTCCAGACCATCAGGACGGCCGGCTTCGACGCCACCAGCGACGAGTCCGGCTCCATCGGCCGGCGCTACCGCCGGCAGGACGAGGTGGGCACGCCGTTCTGTGTGACCGTTGACCGCGACGGGATGGAAGACGACCCGCAGACGGTAACGCTGCGGCACCGCGACACGGGCGCACAGGCCCGCATCCCCACCAACGAGCTGGTGGGCCAGCTCGAGGCGCTCCGGGACGGTGACGCCAACTTCGAGGCGCTGCTCTCCCGGTACGAGACCGTCGAGACCGGGACTGCCGAATGA
- a CDS encoding putative signal transduction protein with CBS domains (PFAM: Cystathionine beta-synthase, core~KEGG: hmu:Hmuk_0795 CBS domain containing protein), protein MKVADAMTPGAELVTVSLPGSRDDVLEYLQERTFSSVPVLGSDGEQFRGLVSRDDLIENPDEDDLALLMREVPTIEPDATLHELATLMREEGARRVPVVDGDSDGTLAGIITITDVMRAIARGNIEADTRIDDICRDDINATYEGTPLPVAEREIGLANVPYTIALDDEGEMSGVLTEADIVDVARVVESEEDTGASMASDDEDWKWESIKSVGNRYISTRNVEFPIKPVSTFMTEDVVSISRSKTAQDAAKLMINNDIEQIPVLGGGELGGVVRDTHLLEAV, encoded by the coding sequence ATGAAGGTAGCTGACGCCATGACGCCGGGTGCCGAGCTGGTAACCGTCTCGCTCCCGGGCTCCCGCGACGACGTGCTGGAGTATCTGCAGGAACGGACGTTCTCCTCGGTCCCCGTCCTTGGGAGCGACGGCGAGCAGTTCCGTGGCCTCGTCTCCCGTGACGACCTCATCGAGAACCCCGACGAGGACGATCTCGCGCTGCTGATGCGCGAAGTGCCGACTATCGAGCCCGACGCCACGCTCCACGAGCTCGCAACGCTGATGCGTGAGGAGGGCGCTCGCCGTGTCCCGGTTGTCGACGGCGACAGCGATGGCACACTTGCCGGTATCATCACCATCACCGACGTGATGCGGGCCATCGCACGCGGCAACATCGAGGCGGACACCCGAATCGACGATATCTGCCGCGACGACATCAACGCCACCTACGAGGGGACGCCCCTTCCCGTCGCCGAGCGCGAAATCGGCCTCGCGAACGTCCCCTACACCATCGCGCTCGATGACGAGGGAGAGATGTCCGGCGTCCTGACGGAGGCCGACATCGTTGACGTCGCACGGGTCGTCGAAAGCGAAGAAGACACCGGCGCCTCGATGGCAAGCGACGACGAGGACTGGAAGTGGGAGAGCATCAAATCCGTCGGCAACCGCTACATCTCGACCCGGAACGTCGAGTTCCCCATCAAACCCGTCTCGACGTTCATGACCGAAGACGTGGTCTCCATCTCCCGGAGCAAGACCGCACAGGACGCCGCGAAGCTCATGATCAACAACGACATCGAACAGATTCCGGTGCTCGGCGGTGGCGAACTCGGCGGCGTCGTCCGGGACACCCACCTGCTGGAGGCGGTCTGA
- a CDS encoding peptidase S8 and S53 subtilisin kexin sedolisin (PFAM: Peptidase S8/S53, subtilisin/kexin/sedolisin~KEGG: scb:SCAB_53981 peptidase): MSGNDGSGGRGMGRRNFLQAIGVTAGVSALGAGADVATATSGADSWDEFRNWRAIEAQQVWDRGYRGQADRVIGLTDSGQEARHPDLGPWNGVKAFPDGDELKLTKPAENDIERVDIGDGESFSGTVGPGSFATGEEVTREFTTPSGVEELDATLSWSPNGDASNDLEFRLDQYVDGQWQTKTRTATGSMPETLEQIPVEEASDYRFVVEVYVNTTTSYEISGSYFAIEGTVTTYDDSVVFEGTGATPSAETPKAVGWYDEGSRYGRYDEPRDPNGHGTHCSSIMAGTGRASTIDAAAFTDTAPETTLDAVTGATIRYEIEADAGEGVFGATYGKLLELRLYAPDGTQIATSGATSDSSVYDVQTVYEPTTVSGTYTFEIAPADGEDAGAAYVDRAGYGPFVDPDSTAADRVAGGEDGLHTGVAPNESIICMQGLSAPTEDLGQYAGQFAETFNMRSVNMSWGYAGGLPLGAAAGTLDRIPATIKDIAEGGILTLAAAGNAATPLNGNGSPAIADECVSVVATGPLDGISGYSSGGIGGVDEDEEETYMKPDVTAPGGILDDLIFAADTAQPNTPEDEQPPIRDYTGKAGTSMATPFTTGVSGLVAQAMEEDGGPRLGLPAPAETTFDDVLRQKQLLLATASETVFTAAGQHRGKAPTYDFGGRDPFEGYGRLNAGAAVDAVTRELNGTTSEQVGLNVPFDERAVAGYIDLGVGELDASVEFTGYEGDDSDFATAAPHIDLFVYDGGTPANYGEPNIVDRTADVAGSASVSASQEKGADGSTYLVVAKLVDVPGATNGDDIQATFDLTVDKTPGVRACGRRGKGHKGDSEDSLLGAGVLSTVEVTVEPEETVEVYDLVPEEFSIVSSVLNIVAGSEGGVNRVKLGEAPGGEETTFTYQVEAPTELLDLDTEYTFGPVQVDDGSGAAGVSGTTGTKHVKGD; the protein is encoded by the coding sequence ATGTCCGGAAACGACGGTTCGGGCGGTCGGGGTATGGGTCGACGAAACTTCCTCCAGGCCATCGGCGTCACCGCCGGGGTCAGCGCGCTAGGAGCGGGGGCCGACGTGGCAACCGCCACGAGCGGCGCCGACAGCTGGGACGAGTTCCGCAACTGGCGGGCCATCGAGGCCCAGCAGGTCTGGGATCGCGGCTACCGCGGGCAGGCCGACCGAGTCATCGGGCTCACGGACTCCGGACAGGAGGCTCGTCACCCCGACCTCGGCCCGTGGAACGGCGTGAAAGCGTTCCCGGACGGCGACGAACTCAAGCTGACCAAGCCCGCTGAGAACGACATCGAACGGGTCGATATCGGCGACGGCGAGTCGTTCTCCGGCACCGTCGGCCCGGGGTCGTTCGCCACCGGCGAGGAGGTAACCCGCGAGTTTACCACGCCGAGCGGCGTCGAGGAGCTCGACGCCACGCTCTCGTGGTCGCCCAACGGGGACGCCTCGAACGACCTGGAGTTCCGTCTCGACCAGTACGTCGACGGTCAGTGGCAGACCAAGACCCGTACGGCGACGGGGAGCATGCCGGAAACGCTCGAACAGATCCCCGTCGAGGAAGCGAGCGATTACCGGTTCGTCGTCGAGGTTTACGTGAACACAACGACCAGCTACGAAATCTCGGGCAGCTACTTCGCCATCGAGGGAACTGTCACCACCTACGACGATTCGGTCGTCTTCGAGGGGACCGGCGCCACCCCCAGCGCGGAGACGCCGAAGGCGGTCGGCTGGTACGACGAGGGAAGTCGCTACGGTCGCTACGACGAGCCGCGTGACCCCAATGGTCACGGTACCCACTGTTCCAGCATCATGGCCGGCACGGGCCGGGCCAGCACCATCGACGCTGCAGCGTTCACCGACACCGCTCCCGAGACGACGCTTGACGCCGTCACGGGCGCCACCATCAGGTACGAAATCGAGGCCGACGCCGGCGAGGGCGTCTTCGGCGCCACCTACGGCAAACTGCTCGAACTCCGGCTCTACGCCCCCGACGGCACCCAGATAGCCACCTCGGGCGCCACCAGCGACTCGTCGGTGTACGACGTACAGACGGTCTACGAGCCGACAACCGTCTCGGGCACCTACACGTTCGAAATCGCGCCCGCCGACGGTGAGGACGCCGGCGCGGCCTACGTCGACCGCGCGGGCTACGGCCCGTTCGTCGACCCGGACTCGACCGCCGCCGACCGCGTCGCTGGCGGCGAGGACGGTCTCCACACCGGTGTCGCGCCCAACGAGAGCATCATCTGCATGCAGGGGCTCTCGGCGCCGACCGAGGACCTTGGTCAGTACGCGGGCCAGTTCGCGGAGACGTTCAACATGCGGTCGGTCAACATGTCTTGGGGCTACGCCGGCGGGCTGCCGCTGGGCGCCGCCGCGGGGACGCTCGATCGCATCCCTGCGACCATCAAGGACATCGCAGAAGGCGGTATCCTCACACTCGCGGCCGCTGGCAACGCGGCGACGCCACTCAACGGCAACGGCTCGCCCGCCATCGCCGACGAGTGCGTCTCTGTCGTCGCGACCGGCCCGCTCGACGGGATCTCGGGCTACTCCTCCGGCGGCATCGGGGGCGTCGACGAGGACGAGGAGGAGACGTACATGAAGCCCGACGTGACCGCACCCGGCGGCATCCTCGACGACCTCATCTTCGCGGCCGACACCGCACAGCCCAATACCCCAGAGGACGAGCAGCCGCCCATCCGTGACTACACGGGGAAGGCGGGTACCTCGATGGCAACGCCGTTCACGACCGGCGTCTCCGGGCTGGTCGCACAGGCGATGGAAGAGGACGGCGGCCCGCGGCTCGGTCTGCCCGCGCCCGCTGAGACCACGTTCGACGACGTGCTGCGCCAGAAGCAGCTGCTGCTCGCCACCGCCTCCGAGACGGTGTTCACTGCGGCCGGCCAGCACCGTGGGAAGGCGCCCACCTACGACTTCGGCGGCCGCGACCCCTTCGAGGGCTACGGCCGGCTCAACGCCGGTGCGGCCGTCGACGCCGTGACTCGCGAACTGAACGGCACCACCAGCGAGCAGGTGGGGCTGAACGTCCCCTTCGACGAGCGCGCGGTCGCGGGCTACATCGACCTCGGTGTCGGCGAACTCGACGCCTCCGTGGAGTTCACGGGCTACGAGGGCGACGATTCCGACTTCGCGACGGCGGCGCCCCACATCGACCTGTTCGTCTACGACGGCGGCACACCCGCGAACTACGGCGAACCCAACATCGTCGACCGGACAGCCGATGTGGCCGGCTCAGCCTCCGTCTCAGCCAGCCAGGAGAAAGGCGCCGACGGCTCGACCTATCTGGTCGTCGCGAAGCTGGTGGACGTGCCGGGCGCGACCAACGGCGACGACATCCAGGCCACCTTTGACCTCACTGTCGACAAGACCCCGGGTGTCCGCGCCTGCGGCCGCCGCGGCAAAGGGCACAAGGGCGACAGCGAGGATAGCCTGCTCGGCGCGGGCGTGCTCTCGACGGTTGAGGTCACCGTCGAACCTGAGGAGACCGTCGAGGTCTACGACCTGGTGCCCGAGGAGTTCAGCATCGTCTCGAGCGTGCTCAATATCGTCGCGGGCTCCGAGGGTGGCGTCAACCGCGTCAAGCTGGGCGAGGCACCCGGGGGCGAGGAGACGACGTTCACCTATCAGGTCGAGGCGCCGACCGAACTGCTCGACCTCGACACCGAGTACACGTTTGGCCCGGTCCAGGTCGACGACGGCTCCGGTGCGGCTGGCGTGAGCGGCACGACCGGCACGAAACACGTCAAGGGCGACTGA
- a CDS encoding protein of unknown function DUF296 (PFAM: Protein of unknown function DUF296~KEGG: hbo:Hbor_01610 DNA-binding protein with pd1-like DNA-binding motif): protein MDYRELSPDREFMARLETGADWREEIEGLAATEAVDAAWFNAMGAVQDAVVWFYDQQEGEYEAVEFEEPLEVAACMGNIAWLDGERFAHTHAVLSRPSGQALAGHLDAGTVFAGELYMRTFEEPLEREHDEETDLDLWL, encoded by the coding sequence ATGGATTACCGCGAACTCTCGCCCGACCGCGAGTTCATGGCTCGCCTCGAGACCGGCGCCGACTGGCGCGAGGAGATCGAGGGGCTCGCGGCCACAGAAGCGGTCGACGCCGCGTGGTTCAACGCGATGGGTGCAGTACAGGATGCAGTCGTCTGGTTCTACGACCAGCAGGAGGGCGAGTACGAAGCCGTCGAGTTCGAGGAACCGCTGGAGGTCGCCGCCTGCATGGGCAACATCGCGTGGCTCGACGGGGAGCGGTTCGCCCACACGCACGCGGTGCTCTCACGGCCGAGCGGGCAGGCGCTGGCAGGCCATCTCGACGCCGGGACGGTGTTCGCGGGCGAACTCTACATGCGGACGTTCGAGGAACCGCTGGAGCGAGAACACGACGAGGAAACAGATCTGGACCTCTGGCTGTGA